A single genomic interval of Caballeronia sp. SL2Y3 harbors:
- a CDS encoding CaiB/BaiF CoA-transferase family protein, with amino-acid sequence MQARPLEGIRVVDYSHFLAGPYVGRCLAALGAEVIKVERPGSGDAGRQHATILDDQQSAYFLQLNMGKRGVSVNMKDPRGKAFMERLCDSADVFIENYRPGALDKLGLGYPALSARNPGLVYCSISAYGHTGPDAHRAGFGLIAEAKSGIMQMIGNPGEPPPLMRISLGDMYTGIHAVAAINAALLGRVKSGRGQHIDMALYDTLFSMHEYAVQCYTMQGVVPEQTGHDMPTSTLYGVFRAADGDLVIAAQVDDSWKRFAALVERHGGPEGFGTDTRFHSLNGRNANREAILAVVKPWVASRPVADVLGLLDSVDVPCAKVQRIDEVVADPQIVARGMVVEQEHPRLGKLRLPNLPFRFSDCDTSIAEVGPDLGQHNEEVAQSLGFSAAEIDAMQTDGVLFSKRSAR; translated from the coding sequence ATGCAAGCGCGTCCGCTGGAAGGTATCCGCGTGGTCGATTACAGCCACTTCCTCGCTGGTCCGTATGTCGGCCGATGCCTCGCCGCGCTGGGCGCCGAGGTGATCAAGGTCGAGCGCCCCGGTAGCGGCGACGCAGGACGTCAGCACGCCACGATTCTGGACGATCAGCAAAGTGCCTATTTCCTGCAGCTCAACATGGGCAAGCGCGGCGTGAGCGTCAATATGAAGGACCCACGCGGCAAGGCGTTCATGGAGCGTCTTTGCGATTCGGCCGACGTGTTCATCGAAAACTATCGGCCGGGTGCGCTCGACAAACTCGGTCTCGGCTATCCCGCGCTGTCAGCGCGCAATCCAGGGCTCGTCTATTGCTCGATCTCCGCATACGGACACACTGGGCCGGACGCGCATCGTGCGGGCTTTGGTCTCATCGCGGAAGCCAAGAGCGGCATCATGCAGATGATCGGCAATCCGGGCGAGCCGCCGCCGCTCATGCGCATCTCGCTCGGCGACATGTACACAGGCATCCACGCGGTTGCTGCCATCAACGCGGCGCTGCTCGGTCGAGTCAAGAGCGGACGTGGTCAGCATATCGACATGGCGTTGTACGACACGCTCTTTTCGATGCACGAGTACGCAGTGCAGTGTTACACCATGCAGGGCGTGGTTCCCGAGCAGACCGGCCACGATATGCCGACCTCGACGTTGTACGGCGTGTTCCGCGCAGCCGATGGCGACCTCGTGATTGCCGCCCAGGTCGATGATTCGTGGAAGCGGTTCGCCGCGCTCGTCGAACGTCATGGCGGGCCCGAGGGATTCGGCACGGATACGCGCTTTCATAGCCTCAACGGGCGCAACGCGAATCGCGAAGCGATTCTTGCAGTGGTGAAGCCTTGGGTCGCATCCCGGCCGGTTGCAGATGTGCTGGGATTACTCGACAGCGTCGACGTTCCGTGCGCGAAGGTTCAGCGCATCGATGAAGTGGTGGCCGATCCGCAGATCGTTGCGCGCGGCATGGTGGTGGAACAGGAGCACCCGCGTCTTGGCAAATTGCGTCTGCCGAATCTGCCGTTCCGTTTCTCCGACTGCGACACGTCGATTGCCGAAGTGGGACCGGACCTCGGGCAACACAACGAGGAAGTGGCGCAGTCGCTCGGTTTCAGCGCGGCCGAGATCGACGCGATGCAAACCGACGGCGTGTTGTTCTCGAAACGGAGCGCGCGATGA
- a CDS encoding Gfo/Idh/MocA family protein: MEKTRIAVAGAGYIGLEHIRVIRESTHCVLSAVVDPSDAAGDVAAAAGVSHYRSLEELISKDRPDGVVLATPNQLHLPHALVCMQAGLPMLLEKPIAATVDEAETLVAAADRYNASVLIGHHRAHSPIMMRAKQIIEDGTLGPLVAVMGSALFFKPDHYFTAAPWRKEPGGGPILLNLIHEIHNLRMLCGDIVAVQAFSSNATRGFPVEDTAAIILRFASGALGTFLLSDTAASARSWEQTSQENKAYSSYSDEDCYAIAGTFGSLSIPTMRLKTYGKAEDRSWWKPFDVSVAELTRDDPLRHQMEHFRRVIRGEASPLVTARDGLENLRITNAIVTAAKTGAVVETNVAPAAQREVEH, translated from the coding sequence ATGGAGAAGACACGCATCGCTGTTGCCGGCGCCGGTTACATCGGCCTCGAACATATTCGCGTCATTCGGGAAAGCACTCACTGCGTGCTGTCGGCGGTCGTCGATCCGTCGGACGCCGCAGGCGATGTCGCCGCGGCCGCGGGCGTTTCCCACTACCGGTCCCTCGAAGAACTGATCTCGAAGGACCGCCCCGATGGCGTCGTACTAGCCACGCCGAATCAGTTGCACCTCCCGCACGCGCTCGTATGCATGCAAGCAGGCTTGCCGATGCTGCTGGAGAAGCCCATCGCTGCGACCGTCGACGAGGCCGAAACACTCGTTGCCGCCGCGGATCGATACAACGCGTCAGTGCTCATCGGGCATCACCGCGCGCATAGCCCGATCATGATGCGGGCGAAGCAAATCATCGAAGATGGAACGCTTGGTCCGCTCGTCGCCGTGATGGGCAGCGCGTTATTCTTCAAGCCCGATCACTATTTCACGGCCGCGCCTTGGCGCAAGGAACCAGGAGGCGGCCCGATACTGCTTAACCTGATTCACGAGATCCACAATCTGCGCATGCTATGCGGCGACATCGTTGCCGTGCAGGCGTTTTCATCGAACGCGACGCGCGGGTTCCCGGTGGAAGATACCGCTGCGATCATTCTGCGTTTCGCGAGCGGCGCACTGGGCACCTTTCTGTTATCCGATACCGCAGCGAGCGCGCGAAGCTGGGAACAGACCTCGCAGGAAAACAAAGCGTATTCGTCATACTCGGATGAAGACTGCTATGCCATTGCCGGCACCTTCGGATCGTTGTCGATTCCGACCATGCGGCTCAAGACCTACGGGAAAGCCGAGGATCGTTCGTGGTGGAAGCCCTTCGATGTGAGTGTCGCCGAGTTGACGCGCGACGATCCTCTGCGGCATCAAATGGAGCACTTTCGGCGCGTCATACGCGGCGAAGCAAGTCCTCTCGTCACAGCGCGCGATGGTTTGGAGAACCTCCGAATCACCAACGCAATCGTGACCGCCGCGAAGACGGGAGCCGTTGTCGAGACGAACGTCGCGCCTGCGGCCCAGCGCGAAGTCGAACACTAG
- a CDS encoding MaoC family dehydratase, whose protein sequence is MSTTITEKYWDDAREGDECVSPTYTVTKERILAYADLTGDYTPVHVDEEYANASHFGSIVAHGLFGLSIADGLKTQSDYRFLPGMSLGWTWDFLLPIKVNDVLHVKFRVGSMRASKSKPQWGIVVLPSELINQDGQVVQRGEHRLMIPRRPGAN, encoded by the coding sequence ATGAGCACCACTATCACCGAAAAGTACTGGGACGACGCGCGCGAAGGCGACGAATGCGTGAGCCCGACGTACACCGTCACGAAAGAGCGCATTCTCGCTTACGCGGATCTCACGGGCGATTACACGCCGGTGCATGTCGATGAGGAATATGCGAACGCGAGCCACTTCGGGTCGATCGTGGCGCACGGGCTCTTCGGCTTGTCGATAGCGGATGGCCTGAAGACGCAGAGTGACTATCGATTCCTGCCGGGCATGTCGCTCGGCTGGACGTGGGACTTTCTGCTGCCGATCAAGGTCAATGACGTCCTGCATGTGAAATTCCGCGTCGGCTCGATGCGTGCGAGCAAGAGCAAGCCGCAATGGGGCATCGTCGTACTGCCTTCGGAGTTGATCAATCAGGATGGGCAGGTCGTTCAGCGCGGGGAACATCGCCTGATGATTCCACGCCGTCCGGGAGCAAACTGA
- the aroE gene encoding shikimate dehydrogenase has translation MSDQYAVIGNPIGHTKSPLIHGLFAQETGQDMTYVAIEGPLEPENAFVDTVREFIAAGGKGMNVTAPFKLQAFAMADERSQRATLAGAVNAMKFENGRIIAENFDGVGLVRDIEENLHQPMAGKRVLILGAGGAVRGALLPFIAAQPSELVVANRDVEKAKRLVDQVTAGDFLSACGYPELASMGRFDLVVNATSASLTAQLPPVPSSVFSPTGSAYELAYGKGLTPFLRLARDAGIRSLADGVGMLVEQAAEAFAWWRGVRPQTRAVIDRLTVPLA, from the coding sequence ATGAGCGATCAGTACGCGGTAATCGGCAACCCGATCGGGCACACCAAGTCTCCGCTTATTCATGGTCTGTTCGCACAAGAGACCGGGCAGGACATGACGTATGTCGCTATCGAAGGTCCTCTCGAACCCGAGAACGCCTTTGTCGATACGGTCAGAGAGTTCATCGCTGCGGGCGGCAAGGGCATGAACGTGACCGCACCTTTCAAGCTACAGGCGTTCGCCATGGCAGACGAACGCAGCCAGCGCGCAACGCTTGCGGGCGCAGTCAACGCGATGAAGTTCGAGAACGGGCGCATCATCGCGGAGAACTTCGATGGCGTGGGATTGGTGAGGGATATCGAAGAGAACCTGCATCAGCCGATGGCGGGCAAGCGGGTACTGATTCTCGGTGCCGGCGGCGCGGTGCGGGGCGCATTGCTGCCGTTCATTGCCGCACAGCCGAGCGAACTCGTCGTTGCGAACAGGGACGTGGAAAAGGCAAAGCGTCTTGTCGACCAGGTGACAGCGGGCGACTTCCTGAGCGCGTGCGGGTATCCCGAGCTGGCATCGATGGGCCGGTTCGATCTCGTCGTCAATGCGACGTCGGCGAGTCTCACCGCACAACTGCCGCCGGTCCCGTCGAGTGTCTTCAGTCCGACGGGAAGCGCCTATGAGCTGGCCTACGGTAAGGGACTCACGCCCTTCTTGCGCCTCGCCCGCGATGCCGGCATTCGCAGCCTCGCCGATGGCGTCGGCATGCTGGTCGAGCAAGCGGCCGAAGCCTTCGCGTGGTGGCGCGGCGTTCGCCCGCAAACGCGCGCTGTCATCGATCGTTTGACTGTCCCGCTGGCTTGA